In Stenotrophomonas sp. 610A2, one DNA window encodes the following:
- a CDS encoding winged helix-turn-helix domain-containing protein, which yields MASDLNIAPMGAANPTALAPLRIWIVGNLELLQPLLPYGAQIQALDSVEALYRELVIVPCDIVVIDTTRVRAGMVETVEHLRRRDDLGVVLLVDPLTPHLIAEGLWAGADACLPHRPEPEFLAAKLYSLRRRLPGEAAQLLENGGSGNDPCWGLESDGWDLRGPNAQVLALTEAERAFLSLLFASPAETVARERLIAALTDQPWSFDPHRIEVLVHRLRNRVQSATGCTLPVRAVRGAGYRLTV from the coding sequence GTGGCATCGGATCTGAACATTGCGCCCATGGGCGCAGCCAATCCCACGGCCTTGGCGCCACTGCGTATCTGGATTGTTGGAAACCTGGAGCTGCTGCAACCGCTGTTGCCGTATGGCGCGCAGATCCAGGCCCTGGACAGCGTCGAGGCGCTGTACCGCGAGCTGGTGATCGTGCCCTGCGACATCGTCGTGATCGACACCACCCGGGTCCGCGCCGGCATGGTCGAGACGGTCGAGCATCTACGCCGTCGAGACGACCTGGGCGTGGTCCTGCTGGTCGATCCGCTTACCCCCCATCTGATCGCCGAAGGCCTCTGGGCCGGCGCCGATGCCTGCCTGCCGCACCGGCCCGAGCCGGAATTCCTGGCTGCCAAGCTGTACAGCCTGCGCCGGCGCCTGCCCGGTGAAGCGGCGCAGCTGCTGGAGAATGGCGGCTCTGGCAATGACCCCTGCTGGGGGCTGGAATCCGACGGTTGGGACCTGCGTGGGCCCAATGCACAGGTGCTGGCGCTGACCGAGGCCGAACGCGCATTTCTCAGTTTGCTGTTCGCCTCGCCGGCCGAAACGGTGGCCCGCGAACGCCTGATCGCAGCCCTCACCGACCAGCCCTGGAGCTTTGATCCGCATCGGATTGAGGTGCTGGTACATCGATTGCGCAATCGTGTGCAGTCCGCCACCGGCTGTACCCTGCCAGTTCGCGCAGTTCGGGGTGCCGGCTACCGTTTGACGGTGTAG
- a CDS encoding autotransporter assembly complex protein TamA, whose amino-acid sequence MLTRMQLSRITPLLLFLASLAAVPLAHARGTIEKVQIKGLDKGDDAEIIENIESSLSVYDAVGKVQGESRLEYLLSQAERQTRTALEPFGFYNPKITVEAPRSGDTLQVTIQVDKGEQIKVRTQELAITGPASRDTYLQDDIEAFHPKTGEVFDSVSYEASKITITRRLAERGYFDADFTQRKVEVTRAENAADIFLTWDSGRRYNMGPITFEQDYFRPGLFEPLVYWEQGSYWHEGKLDRLRESLTKLDYFSVIDIQPHPENADDNGEVPVNVKLTRAKRTIYTAGLSYGSESGPGVRGGVERRYVNRRGHKLTTQLDYAQKRKSFITSYRVPGFRWLDGWYSYAVSAYDEQTDYIDLRNVKLIASRSGEINEHWTAIVSMNALRERWRYSSGDEFNAAVYNYSTLVYPQLTADYVDVDDKSFPRRGLSGNATMRGGIEGAGSDTSFIQADATVRWYIPVGDADRLILRGQAGTTWTSDLVAMPPSLRYFAGGDRSIRGYAFREVGPRTPPPDKFALGAKNLVVGSVEYEHYFGGGPWGGAVFVDTGSAFDNNIDLHTGVGFGVRWKSPVGPVRIDIAHGLNNPDSQFQLYLNIGADL is encoded by the coding sequence ATGCTGACGCGCATGCAGCTATCTCGAATCACCCCGCTTCTTCTGTTCCTGGCGTCGCTGGCAGCAGTTCCCCTTGCCCATGCCCGCGGCACCATCGAAAAGGTCCAGATCAAGGGTCTGGACAAGGGTGATGACGCCGAAATCATCGAAAACATCGAGTCCTCGCTGTCGGTCTACGACGCGGTCGGCAAGGTGCAGGGCGAGTCGCGGCTGGAATACCTGCTGTCACAGGCCGAGCGGCAGACGCGTACGGCGCTGGAGCCGTTCGGTTTCTACAACCCGAAGATCACCGTGGAAGCGCCGCGTAGCGGCGACACCCTGCAGGTGACGATCCAGGTCGACAAGGGCGAGCAGATCAAGGTCCGCACCCAGGAACTGGCCATCACCGGCCCGGCCTCGCGCGACACCTACCTGCAGGACGACATCGAGGCCTTCCATCCCAAGACCGGCGAAGTCTTCGATTCGGTCAGCTACGAGGCCAGCAAGATCACCATCACCCGGCGCCTGGCCGAGCGTGGCTACTTCGATGCGGATTTCACCCAGCGCAAGGTGGAAGTGACCCGTGCCGAGAATGCGGCCGACATTTTCCTCACCTGGGACAGCGGCCGCCGCTACAACATGGGGCCGATCACCTTCGAGCAGGATTACTTCCGCCCGGGCCTGTTCGAGCCGCTGGTGTATTGGGAGCAGGGCAGCTACTGGCACGAAGGCAAGCTTGATCGCCTGCGCGAGTCGCTGACCAAGCTTGATTACTTCAGCGTCATCGACATCCAGCCGCACCCGGAAAACGCCGACGACAATGGCGAGGTGCCGGTCAACGTCAAGCTGACCCGCGCCAAGCGCACCATCTATACCGCTGGCCTGAGCTACGGCAGCGAGAGCGGCCCCGGTGTGCGTGGCGGCGTCGAGCGCCGCTACGTCAACCGGCGTGGCCACAAGCTCACTACCCAGCTGGACTACGCGCAGAAGCGCAAGAGCTTCATCACCAGCTACCGGGTGCCGGGTTTCCGCTGGCTGGACGGTTGGTACAGCTACGCGGTCAGTGCCTACGACGAGCAGACCGATTACATCGACCTGCGCAACGTCAAGCTGATCGCCAGCCGCAGCGGTGAGATCAACGAGCACTGGACCGCCATCGTCTCGATGAATGCCTTGCGCGAGCGCTGGCGTTACAGCTCCGGCGATGAGTTCAATGCAGCGGTCTACAACTACTCGACGCTGGTCTACCCGCAGCTCACCGCCGACTACGTCGATGTCGATGACAAGAGCTTCCCGCGCCGTGGCCTGAGCGGCAACGCCACCATGCGCGGCGGCATCGAAGGTGCGGGTTCGGATACCAGCTTCATCCAGGCTGATGCCACCGTGCGTTGGTATATCCCGGTGGGTGATGCCGATCGCCTGATCCTGCGCGGCCAGGCCGGCACCACCTGGACCAGCGATCTGGTCGCGATGCCACCCAGCCTGCGTTACTTCGCCGGTGGTGACCGCTCCATCCGAGGCTATGCCTTCCGCGAAGTCGGCCCACGCACACCGCCGCCGGACAAGTTCGCCTTGGGCGCGAAAAACCTGGTGGTCGGTTCGGTCGAGTATGAGCATTACTTCGGTGGTGGCCCGTGGGGCGGTGCGGTGTTCGTGGACACCGGCAGCGCCTTCGACAACAACATCGACCTGCATACCGGCGTGGGTTTCGGCGTGCGCTGGAAGTCGCCGGTGGGCCCGGTGCGCATTGATATCGCGCACGGTTTGAACAACCCGGATTCGCAGTTCCAGCTGTATCTGAACATCGGAGCTGACCTGTGA
- a CDS encoding S46 family peptidase — protein sequence MTRKPLTAALALGMSLAAVAAHANEGMWMPTQLPELARTLKEAGFKGDPKQLADVTAPPLSAVVRVGGGTGSFVSDQGLLLTNHHVAYGVIQYNASKEHNFIDDGFIAQSRDDERAANPDYRVLVTVGFDKVTDEVLKDARGKTGRGYYDAVESARKRIVADCEAEGGVRCSVANMYYGSDFYRIRQLELTDIRLVYAPPRAIGNYGDEIDNFMWPRHTGDFTLLRAYVGKDGKPAPYSKDNVPYQPPAHLKMSLDGPKEGDYAMLAGYPGTTYRLRTAAEFANQIDTVLPRRVEVFQQLIDVIEAQGKGNADARTRYASQLQSLKNNRKRAAGELEGLLRSDAKTQRAQDEQAMLASADGKYKADIDALFASLAADSAVGSSEFLVSLMSSQTQLLRSALLLERLRVESLKPDAEREAGYQQRDQALIEGVLKQVQRRYDPTVEKALLTALLSRYQQLPDAQRDAHYDNLFGRTPAELTKHLDELYAQTKLGDEAQRLSRFEAARKGGFIEADPLVSVASALVVAQLNAERDSKERAGEQLRLRPSYMQALFAWRASQGRAVYPDANSTLRISYGKVEALHPRDAVSYSPVTTVAGIVEKNTNTVPFDAPKPLLAAIAKGDFGSTADPALKTQTVNFLTNLDTTGGNSGSPVLNAKGELIGLNFDSNWESVSASWWFDPRYKRAVHVDMRYLRWLLAKVYPAPALLQEMGVPAE from the coding sequence ATGACGCGTAAACCGCTTACCGCCGCGCTGGCGCTGGGCATGAGCCTGGCTGCTGTTGCCGCCCACGCCAACGAAGGCATGTGGATGCCCACGCAGCTGCCGGAATTGGCCAGGACGCTGAAGGAGGCCGGCTTCAAAGGTGATCCCAAGCAGCTGGCTGACGTCACCGCACCGCCGTTGAGCGCGGTGGTGCGCGTGGGTGGCGGCACCGGCTCGTTCGTCTCCGACCAGGGCCTGCTGCTGACCAATCACCACGTGGCCTATGGCGTCATCCAGTACAACGCCAGCAAGGAACACAACTTCATCGATGACGGCTTCATCGCCCAGAGCCGCGACGACGAGCGCGCAGCCAATCCCGATTACCGGGTGCTGGTGACGGTCGGCTTCGACAAGGTCACCGACGAGGTGTTGAAAGACGCGCGTGGCAAGACCGGTCGTGGTTACTACGACGCGGTGGAAAGCGCGCGCAAGCGCATCGTCGCCGACTGCGAGGCCGAAGGCGGCGTGCGTTGCTCGGTGGCCAACATGTATTACGGCAGCGACTTCTACCGCATCCGCCAGCTGGAGCTGACCGACATCCGTCTGGTCTATGCGCCGCCGCGTGCGATCGGCAATTACGGCGATGAAATCGACAATTTCATGTGGCCGCGCCACACCGGTGATTTCACCCTGCTGCGTGCCTACGTGGGCAAGGATGGCAAGCCGGCGCCGTACAGCAAGGACAACGTTCCCTACCAGCCGCCGGCACACCTGAAAATGTCGCTGGATGGCCCGAAGGAAGGTGATTACGCGATGTTGGCCGGTTACCCCGGCACCACCTATCGCCTGCGCACCGCCGCCGAGTTCGCCAACCAGATCGATACCGTGCTGCCGCGCCGCGTGGAAGTGTTCCAGCAGCTGATCGACGTCATCGAAGCACAGGGCAAGGGCAATGCCGATGCACGCACGCGCTATGCCTCGCAGCTGCAGTCGTTGAAGAACAACCGCAAGCGTGCCGCCGGTGAGCTGGAAGGCCTGCTGCGCAGCGATGCCAAGACCCAGCGTGCGCAGGACGAACAGGCCATGCTGGCCAGCGCCGATGGCAAGTACAAGGCTGATATCGATGCGCTGTTTGCGTCGCTGGCCGCAGACAGCGCGGTTGGCAGCAGCGAGTTCCTGGTCTCCTTGATGTCCAGCCAGACCCAGCTGCTGCGTTCGGCGCTGCTGCTGGAGCGCCTGCGGGTGGAGTCGCTCAAGCCCGATGCCGAGCGCGAAGCCGGTTATCAGCAGCGCGACCAGGCCTTGATTGAAGGTGTGCTCAAGCAGGTACAGCGCCGCTACGACCCGACGGTTGAGAAAGCACTGCTCACCGCGTTGCTGAGCCGCTACCAGCAACTGCCCGATGCGCAGCGCGACGCGCATTACGACAACCTGTTCGGGCGCACACCGGCGGAGCTGACCAAGCATCTGGACGAGCTGTACGCACAGACCAAGCTTGGTGACGAAGCGCAGCGCCTGTCGCGCTTCGAGGCCGCACGCAAGGGCGGTTTCATCGAGGCCGATCCGCTGGTATCGGTGGCCTCGGCACTGGTGGTGGCACAGCTCAATGCCGAGCGCGACAGCAAGGAACGCGCGGGCGAGCAGCTGCGCCTGCGCCCGTCCTACATGCAGGCACTGTTCGCCTGGCGTGCAAGCCAGGGCAGGGCGGTGTACCCGGATGCCAACAGCACCCTGCGCATCAGCTATGGCAAGGTCGAAGCGCTGCATCCGCGTGATGCGGTCAGCTATTCGCCGGTGACCACGGTGGCCGGCATCGTCGAGAAGAACACCAATACGGTGCCGTTCGATGCGCCAAAGCCGCTGTTGGCGGCAATTGCCAAGGGTGATTTCGGCAGTACCGCCGATCCGGCGTTGAAGACGCAGACGGTCAACTTCCTGACCAACCTGGATACCACCGGCGGCAACTCCGGCTCACCGGTGCTCAATGCCAAGGGCGAGTTGATCGGCCTGAACTTCGACTCCAACTGGGAGTCGGTCAGCGCCAGCTGGTGGTTCGACCCGCGCTACAAGCGTGCCGTGCACGTGGATATGCGCTATCTGCGTTGGCTGTTGGCCAAGGTCTACCCGGCCCCCGCATTGCTGCAGGAAATGGGCGTGCCTGCCGAATAA
- a CDS encoding translocation/assembly module TamB domain-containing protein, producing MAELRAKRRARLRKLAVRSGITITVLVLLGLFALYWLLQTVAGREVLLAQVVARLPAGSSLTWSKADGPLAGPLVLHDLDFRYNELHFTAGQAYLDPDIRPLLGRKLRLDALRITDATLELGPSEDTPFELPNWPDVLPAIDLPLALQADTIVIDGLRITQLQQPIIDITKVRGGLEAADGEFTATQIKVNSNLGDFRIDGHYLPRKDYATDLTVRALMPPRPGQPAARLGLVARGDLAHMEVAVAGYAPKPLHVSFILDGRNDPVWNVAARSEQLDIGQLVPAQFLAEAPAPLALDFTARGRGGQAQLQGRVRQGENELVLAPSNIAIEKQVLTVSPLVAEAFGGSVRLQGTADFTDTQNPGFRFAVVANQLTYVPEPDPSSPDTTPVPLHLKEARLGVAGNLKNWAAVGKADVAREAQDANLDFDVRGNDQQAHIERLKATTPGGALELKGSAAWAPTLAWDVDANLSKFDPGYFAPGWEGNLSGTLASKGKQLPAVAGSSDMRFEATLDVPQINGMLRGRRVDARAKLALQGTQGEGNVRLVMGDSQIEAKGKVGDRLDVDARLQPLHLSDLLPGGTGSLAGTLQLRGTPSQPDISADLRGNGLQWDDWKAQQISINGRLPWQGSNGALEIHGSAVEVGMLLDQVNINARGSVQNLQLDADTRNEMGALALSGSVRQQGQAWRGELASLRIAPVKGAPWQLRQAAAFNVQGSNFTLSDACLGSETGGALCIAANWPREGLQLRGDALPLALVQPWLPPNEGRRMYLRGEITLDGNIRPRGNAWEGAFKVASAEGGIRLGDNARGELVRYDHFSLNVDMLPNSIKGYLGVGFQGDGFIDAKVQTGWEPNAALTGELYMNIARLYWLELFSPDLVRPQGLIEGHVSLRGTRSQPTLGGDAKLSNFTGEFPALGLILSEGKGSFVAQPDGSARISASTKTGGEGTLQVDGGLSWFGDAQPLQLHIHGDKVLLANTSELRVVANPDLDFTLAGTAMELRGSVHVPEADLDLERLDRGTSVSEDIVVLDPVDPEEGPSSPLDMDLTVSLGDKVKMSGFGLKGALTGKMQVRARPGREMTANGGLEVSGRYKAYGQDLTITDGQLLWNYGVVSDPRINIKAQRAIGDVTAGIHVTGRAQQPRVDVWSEPAMSQSESLAYLVLGRSLSMASSDQAQQVNAASAALSAGTGLLAAQVGAKLGLDDAGVSQSRALGGSVIGVGKYITPKLYIGYGVSLIGSGSVLTLKYLLRRGFDIEVESSTVENRGSVNWRKER from the coding sequence ATCGCCGAGCTGCGCGCCAAGCGCAGGGCGCGGTTGCGCAAGCTGGCGGTGCGCAGTGGCATCACCATCACCGTGCTGGTGTTGCTGGGCCTGTTCGCGCTGTACTGGCTGCTGCAGACCGTGGCCGGCCGCGAGGTGTTGCTGGCGCAGGTGGTGGCGCGCCTGCCCGCTGGTTCATCGCTGACCTGGAGCAAGGCTGACGGCCCGCTGGCCGGGCCCTTGGTCCTGCACGACCTGGATTTCCGCTACAACGAGCTGCATTTCACCGCCGGCCAGGCCTATCTGGATCCGGATATCCGTCCCTTGCTCGGCCGCAAGCTGCGGCTGGATGCGCTGCGCATCACCGATGCCACGCTGGAGCTGGGGCCATCGGAAGATACGCCGTTCGAGCTGCCCAACTGGCCGGATGTATTGCCGGCCATCGACTTGCCGTTGGCCTTGCAGGCCGACACCATCGTCATCGATGGCCTGCGCATCACCCAGCTGCAGCAGCCGATCATCGACATCACCAAAGTCCGCGGCGGGCTTGAAGCCGCCGATGGCGAATTCACCGCCACCCAGATCAAGGTCAACAGCAACCTCGGTGACTTCCGCATCGATGGCCATTACCTGCCACGCAAGGACTACGCCACTGATCTGACCGTGCGCGCGCTGATGCCGCCACGTCCAGGCCAGCCAGCCGCGCGTCTGGGTCTGGTCGCACGCGGTGATCTGGCCCATATGGAAGTTGCAGTGGCCGGCTACGCGCCCAAGCCGCTGCATGTCAGCTTCATTCTTGACGGCCGCAACGATCCGGTCTGGAACGTGGCCGCGCGCAGCGAGCAGCTGGATATCGGTCAGTTGGTGCCGGCGCAATTCCTGGCCGAGGCACCGGCGCCGCTGGCATTGGATTTCACCGCACGTGGACGTGGTGGCCAGGCGCAGCTGCAGGGCCGCGTGCGCCAGGGCGAGAACGAGCTGGTGTTGGCACCCTCCAACATCGCCATCGAAAAGCAGGTGCTGACGGTTTCGCCGCTGGTTGCCGAAGCCTTCGGTGGCAGCGTGCGCCTGCAGGGCACGGCTGATTTCACCGATACGCAGAATCCGGGCTTCCGCTTCGCGGTGGTCGCCAACCAGCTCACCTATGTGCCCGAGCCAGATCCGAGTTCGCCCGACACCACGCCGGTACCGCTGCACCTGAAGGAAGCGCGTCTGGGCGTGGCCGGCAACCTGAAGAACTGGGCGGCGGTCGGCAAGGCCGATGTGGCGCGCGAAGCACAGGACGCCAATCTCGATTTCGACGTGCGCGGCAACGACCAGCAGGCGCATATCGAACGACTCAAGGCGACCACGCCCGGCGGTGCGCTGGAACTGAAGGGTTCGGCAGCATGGGCACCGACCCTGGCCTGGGATGTGGATGCAAACCTGTCCAAGTTCGATCCCGGCTACTTCGCACCGGGTTGGGAAGGCAATCTGTCCGGCACGCTGGCCTCCAAGGGCAAGCAGCTGCCGGCCGTGGCCGGTAGCAGCGACATGCGCTTCGAGGCCACGCTGGATGTGCCGCAGATCAACGGCATGCTGCGCGGGCGTCGCGTCGATGCACGCGCCAAGCTCGCGCTGCAGGGCACCCAGGGCGAGGGCAATGTGCGGCTGGTGATGGGCGACAGCCAGATCGAGGCAAAAGGCAAGGTCGGTGATCGCCTGGATGTGGATGCGCGGCTGCAGCCACTGCATCTGTCCGACCTGCTGCCCGGTGGCACCGGCAGCCTGGCCGGCACCCTGCAGCTGCGCGGCACCCCGAGCCAACCGGACATCAGCGCCGACCTGCGCGGCAACGGCCTGCAATGGGACGACTGGAAGGCGCAGCAGATCAGCATCAATGGCCGCCTGCCGTGGCAGGGCAGCAATGGTGCGCTGGAGATCCACGGCAGCGCGGTGGAAGTCGGCATGTTGCTGGACCAGGTCAACATCAACGCGCGCGGCAGCGTGCAGAACCTGCAGCTGGACGCCGATACCCGCAATGAGATGGGCGCGTTGGCGTTGAGTGGCAGCGTGCGCCAGCAGGGACAGGCATGGCGCGGCGAGCTGGCCTCGCTGCGGATCGCGCCGGTCAAGGGCGCGCCATGGCAGCTGCGGCAAGCCGCTGCGTTCAATGTGCAGGGCAGCAACTTCACCCTGTCCGACGCCTGCCTGGGCTCGGAGACCGGCGGCGCCCTGTGCATCGCCGCCAACTGGCCGCGCGAAGGCCTGCAGCTGCGCGGTGATGCCTTGCCGCTGGCGTTGGTGCAGCCATGGCTGCCGCCCAACGAAGGCCGCCGCATGTACCTGCGCGGCGAGATCACCCTGGACGGCAACATCCGCCCGCGTGGCAATGCCTGGGAAGGTGCCTTCAAGGTCGCCTCGGCCGAAGGTGGCATCCGCCTCGGCGACAACGCCCGCGGCGAGCTGGTTCGCTACGACCATTTCTCGCTCAACGTCGACATGTTGCCCAACAGCATCAAGGGCTACCTCGGTGTTGGTTTCCAGGGCGACGGCTTCATCGATGCCAAGGTACAGACCGGCTGGGAGCCGAACGCGGCGCTGACCGGCGAGCTGTACATGAACATCGCGCGGCTGTACTGGCTGGAGCTGTTCTCGCCGGATCTGGTGCGGCCGCAAGGCCTGATCGAAGGCCACGTCAGCCTGCGCGGCACGCGCTCGCAGCCGACCCTGGGCGGCGACGCCAAGCTCAGCAACTTCACCGGTGAGTTCCCGGCGCTGGGCCTGATCCTGAGCGAAGGCAAGGGCAGCTTCGTCGCCCAGCCCGATGGCTCGGCGCGCATCAGCGCCTCGACCAAGACCGGTGGCGAAGGCACGCTGCAGGTGGATGGCGGCCTGTCCTGGTTCGGTGACGCGCAGCCCTTGCAGCTGCATATCCACGGCGACAAGGTGCTGCTGGCAAACACCAGTGAACTGCGCGTGGTGGCCAACCCGGACCTGGACTTCACCCTGGCCGGCACCGCGATGGAGCTGCGCGGCAGCGTGCATGTGCCCGAGGCCGACCTGGACCTGGAACGCCTTGATCGCGGTACGTCGGTGTCGGAAGACATCGTGGTGCTGGACCCGGTCGACCCGGAAGAAGGCCCGTCGTCGCCACTGGACATGGACCTGACCGTCAGCCTGGGCGACAAGGTCAAGATGAGCGGCTTCGGTCTGAAGGGTGCGCTGACTGGCAAAATGCAGGTGCGTGCGCGTCCGGGTCGCGAGATGACCGCAAATGGTGGGCTGGAGGTCAGTGGCCGCTACAAGGCCTATGGCCAGGACCTGACCATCACCGACGGCCAGCTGCTGTGGAACTACGGCGTGGTCTCCGACCCGCGCATCAACATCAAGGCGCAGCGTGCGATTGGTGATGTCACCGCCGGCATCCACGTCACCGGCCGCGCGCAGCAGCCCAGGGTGGACGTGTGGTCGGAACCGGCGATGTCGCAATCCGAATCGCTCGCGTATCTGGTGCTGGGCCGCAGCCTGAGCATGGCCAGTAGCGACCAGGCGCAGCAGGTCAACGCGGCATCGGCGGCATTGTCGGCCGGTACCGGCCTGCTTGCCGCACAGGTGGGTGCCAAGCTCGGCCTCGATGATGCAGGCGTCAGCCAATCACGCGCGCTGGGTGGTTCGGTGATCGGCGTGGGCAAGTACATCACGCCCAAGCTCTACATCGGCTACGGCGTCTCGCTGATCGGCAGCGGCTCGGTGCTGACCCTGAAGTACCTGCTGCGGCGCGGCTTCGACATCGAAGTGGAATCGTCCACGGTGGAAAACCGCGGCTCGGTGAACTGGCGCAAGGAGCGCTGA